The Micromonospora krabiensis genome window below encodes:
- a CDS encoding 5'-3' exonuclease, whose translation MANRPPILLIDSPSLYFRAYFGVPESAARAEDGSPVNAVRGFLDMLATLIRTRRPDRMVCAMDHDWRPDWRVALLPSYKAHRLAPEGGEVVPDTLTPQVPVILDVLAAIGITTVGAAGYEADDVLGTLSVTQPAPVEVVSGDRDLFQLVDDARPVRLLYVGRGVAKLEDCDDAAVQARYGVPAACYADFAALRGDPSDGLPGVPGVGEKTAARLITRYGDLDGILAALDDPGSGFAPGLRAKLAAARDYLAVAPKVVRVALDVPLPELATALPTAPADPDALLELAHRWNLAGSTRRLVDALADRS comes from the coding sequence GTGGCCAACCGACCTCCGATCCTGCTGATCGACTCACCGAGCCTCTACTTCCGGGCCTACTTCGGGGTTCCCGAGTCCGCCGCCCGGGCCGAGGACGGCAGCCCGGTCAACGCGGTCCGCGGGTTCCTCGACATGCTCGCGACGCTGATCCGCACCCGCCGACCCGACCGGATGGTCTGCGCCATGGACCACGACTGGCGGCCCGACTGGCGGGTGGCGCTGCTGCCGTCCTACAAGGCGCACCGGCTGGCGCCGGAGGGCGGCGAGGTCGTGCCCGACACCCTCACCCCGCAGGTGCCGGTCATCCTCGACGTGCTCGCCGCGATCGGCATCACCACCGTCGGGGCCGCCGGCTACGAGGCCGACGACGTGCTCGGCACCCTCTCGGTCACCCAGCCGGCCCCGGTCGAGGTGGTCTCCGGCGACCGCGACCTGTTCCAACTGGTCGACGACGCCCGGCCGGTCCGGCTGCTCTACGTCGGGCGCGGCGTCGCCAAGCTGGAGGACTGCGACGACGCCGCGGTCCAGGCCCGCTACGGGGTGCCCGCCGCGTGCTACGCCGACTTCGCCGCGCTGCGCGGCGACCCCAGCGACGGGCTGCCCGGCGTGCCGGGCGTGGGCGAGAAGACCGCCGCGCGGCTGATCACCCGCTACGGCGACCTCGACGGCATCCTCGCCGCCCTCGACGACCCGGGCTCCGGGTTCGCCCCGGGCCTGCGGGCGAAGCTCGCCGCCGCCCGGGACTACCTGGCGGTGGCGCCCAAGGTGGTCCGGGTCGCGCTCGACGTGCCCCTGCCGGAGCTGGCGACCGCGCTGCCGACCGCCCCCGCCGACCCGGACGCCCTGCTGGAGCTGGCCCACCGCTGGAACCTGGCCGGCTCCACCCGTCGCCTGGTCGACGCCCTCGCCGACCGCAGCTGA
- a CDS encoding TOPRIM nucleotidyl transferase/hydrolase domain-containing protein, translating into MATTPPADPFTAEAVDGRLGGNAASVRATAHALARVDSAAAVMLVEGISDQIALETAARCRGRDLEADRVVILPIGGAHAIGRFLTRLAPLDTRPRLVGLCDVREEEVFRRGLQQSGLGSPRTRAEMERLGFGVCVDDLEDELIRALGARRVEALFDAHGDLRVFRSFQSQPAWRDRGLEAQLWRFLRSSSRRNLRYARLLVEATVARDTLPRPLDALLAAV; encoded by the coding sequence ATGGCGACGACCCCACCAGCCGACCCGTTCACCGCCGAGGCGGTCGACGGTCGCCTCGGTGGCAACGCCGCCTCGGTCCGGGCCACCGCGCACGCCCTGGCGAGGGTCGACAGCGCCGCCGCCGTGATGCTGGTCGAGGGCATCAGCGACCAGATTGCGCTGGAGACGGCCGCCCGGTGCCGCGGGCGCGACCTGGAGGCCGACCGGGTCGTGATCCTGCCGATCGGCGGGGCACACGCGATCGGTCGTTTCCTCACGAGGTTGGCGCCCCTGGACACCCGACCACGACTCGTCGGCCTCTGCGACGTACGCGAGGAGGAGGTCTTCCGGCGCGGCCTGCAGCAGTCCGGTCTCGGCTCGCCGCGCACCCGCGCCGAGATGGAGCGCCTCGGGTTCGGAGTCTGCGTCGACGACCTGGAGGACGAGCTGATCCGCGCCCTCGGCGCAAGACGGGTCGAGGCGCTCTTCGACGCACACGGCGACCTGCGGGTGTTCCGGTCGTTCCAGAGCCAGCCCGCCTGGCGTGACCGGGGGCTGGAGGCGCAGTTGTGGCGGTTCCTCCGCAGCAGCTCGCGCCGCAACCTGCGCTACGCGCGCCTGCTCGTCGAGGCGACGGTCGCCCGGGACACCCTGCCGCGACCGCTCGACGCCCTGCTCGCCGCCGTGTGA
- a CDS encoding SpoIIE family protein phosphatase, with amino-acid sequence MAGVGTEVFRLGGEIGRDLAGVDWTATPLGSPETWPQSLRTAVSILLSSRFPMWMAWGPQLTFFCNAAYRRDTLGRKYPWALGRPASEVWAEIWNDIGPRIDTVLTTGEATWDEALLLFLERSGYPEETYHTFSYSPLRDDDGALVGMLCVVSEDTERVVGERRMATLRDLGSDPSVVRTEHEMLAYSGRQLARNQRDLPFTVTYLFEDGSSARRVGMTGIPAGHPAAPETLDPHDPDAVWPAGELARGEAARVPLDGGPFGALPVGDWPEPPTEALLVPLPQQGGAPYGFLVAALNRYRPLDDGYRGFLELTAGHVAAGIGSARSYRAQQRRAEELAELDRAKTAFFSNISHEFRTPLTLIMGPVQELRARLGGADQDVRDELEVIHRNGLRLGKLVNALLDFSRIEAGRMQARYEPVDLAAATSELASIFRSAMERAGLRFEVDCPPLPEPVHLDRGMWEKVVLNLLSNALKFTFGGSVRVTLRAEERHAVVTVADTGIGIAEPEMPRLFERFHRVENARSRPNEGSGIGLALVREFVGLHGGTITADSAVGAGTTFTVRLPFGTAHLPQDALVPADGPTTVSTTADPFVEEALRWLPTDGDLAEDHASASTPAAMEHLPATSTSARLLIADDNADMREYLTRLLRTAGHRVLAVTDGQAALDAARADVPDLVVSDVMMPRLDGLQLVAALRADPRTAGTPVLLLSARAGQEASIEGLEAGADDYLVKPFSAAELLARVRANVELARLRNHHARWRTALVDSLQEAFFVCDEDGAVIEINPTFTEILGYGPEDLPYLPTHPWWPAEEVDPEAHRVVTDAFATLLNQQHGTYTIPVVHRDGRQLWAAASFNQVTDPDTGRRVIVGTFRDVTAEHYAVQRDSAMAALGMRLAQAEGLVDVLHGVLDELQQLWQATQVLAAVFDGATSPTVVTTDPRLRWDDLPEARREAINALRHTPLLTPVADPAAGAGIALEHPDGTMVLWIDLGARRPFTDQDATLLALLAGHLGQGLHRLHQIDQQRETALALQRAILGPAQLPSGFAVRYSPAARPLKVGGDWYDTVELPDGRIGIVVGDCVGHGLQAATVMGQLRSACRALLLQDSSPAQTLAALDRFAAVLPGAACATVFCGVLDPATGHLRYSSAGHPPAIVVHPDGATHLLDRGRSRPLAVRLGSVRPEAEYVVPARATLMLYTDGLVERRRQPLNLGIDRATAAVQDGRAAHIEDLASTVMDHLSPAGGFDDDVALLLYRHPGPLELDFPAEATRLAPVRHELRRWLDRCGLDPSTAQSMLVAAGEACANAIEHGHRDRPGGQIRLRATATAEDLRLTVIDSGHWKNPQPAADTHRGRGLMLMRTLMHQVTITTGAAGTTVDMQARISR; translated from the coding sequence GTGGCAGGGGTCGGCACCGAGGTCTTCCGGCTGGGTGGGGAGATCGGCCGGGACCTGGCCGGGGTCGACTGGACCGCGACACCCCTCGGGTCGCCGGAGACCTGGCCGCAGAGCCTTCGGACGGCGGTCAGCATCCTACTGTCCTCCCGGTTCCCGATGTGGATGGCGTGGGGACCGCAGCTGACCTTCTTCTGCAACGCCGCCTACCGTCGGGACACCCTGGGCCGGAAGTATCCGTGGGCGTTGGGCCGCCCCGCCAGCGAGGTCTGGGCGGAGATCTGGAACGACATCGGTCCCCGCATCGACACCGTGCTCACCACGGGCGAGGCGACGTGGGACGAGGCGCTGCTGCTGTTCCTCGAACGGTCCGGCTACCCGGAGGAGACGTACCACACCTTTTCCTACAGCCCGCTGCGGGACGACGACGGCGCTCTGGTCGGCATGCTCTGCGTGGTCAGCGAGGACACGGAACGGGTCGTCGGCGAACGCCGGATGGCGACCCTGCGGGACCTCGGATCCGACCCGAGCGTCGTCCGCACCGAACACGAGATGCTGGCCTACTCCGGCCGGCAACTGGCCCGCAACCAGCGCGACCTGCCGTTCACGGTGACCTACCTGTTCGAGGACGGGTCGTCGGCGCGGCGGGTGGGCATGACCGGTATCCCCGCCGGGCACCCCGCCGCGCCGGAGACGCTCGACCCGCACGACCCGGACGCCGTCTGGCCGGCCGGCGAGCTGGCGCGGGGCGAGGCCGCCCGCGTGCCGCTCGACGGTGGCCCGTTCGGCGCGCTGCCGGTCGGTGACTGGCCCGAGCCACCCACCGAGGCGTTGCTGGTGCCGCTGCCCCAGCAGGGCGGCGCGCCGTACGGGTTCCTGGTGGCCGCGCTGAACCGCTACCGCCCGCTGGACGACGGCTACCGCGGCTTCCTCGAACTGACCGCCGGCCACGTCGCGGCGGGGATCGGCAGTGCCCGCAGCTACCGCGCGCAGCAACGGCGGGCCGAAGAGCTGGCCGAGCTGGACCGCGCCAAGACGGCCTTCTTCTCCAACATCAGCCACGAGTTCCGCACCCCGCTGACCCTGATCATGGGACCGGTGCAGGAGCTGCGGGCCCGGCTGGGCGGCGCGGACCAGGACGTCCGCGACGAGTTGGAGGTGATCCACCGCAACGGCCTCCGGCTCGGCAAGCTGGTCAACGCCCTGCTGGACTTCTCCCGGATCGAGGCCGGCCGCATGCAGGCCCGTTACGAGCCGGTGGACCTGGCCGCCGCCACCAGCGAGCTGGCCAGCATCTTCCGGTCCGCGATGGAACGGGCCGGCCTGCGCTTCGAGGTGGACTGCCCACCGCTGCCGGAGCCGGTGCACCTCGACCGCGGCATGTGGGAGAAGGTCGTCCTCAACCTGCTCAGCAACGCGTTGAAGTTCACCTTCGGGGGCTCCGTCCGGGTGACGCTGCGCGCCGAGGAGCGGCACGCCGTGGTCACCGTGGCCGACACGGGCATCGGCATCGCCGAGCCGGAGATGCCGCGTCTGTTCGAGCGGTTCCACCGCGTCGAGAACGCCCGCTCGCGTCCCAACGAGGGCAGCGGGATCGGCCTGGCGCTGGTCCGCGAGTTCGTCGGCCTGCACGGCGGCACGATCACCGCCGACAGCGCCGTCGGCGCCGGCACCACCTTCACCGTACGGCTGCCCTTCGGAACCGCCCACCTCCCCCAGGACGCCCTGGTCCCCGCCGACGGCCCGACCACGGTGTCGACGACCGCCGACCCGTTCGTCGAGGAGGCCCTCCGCTGGCTGCCGACGGACGGCGACCTCGCGGAGGACCACGCCTCGGCGTCCACCCCGGCCGCGATGGAGCATCTGCCGGCCACGAGCACCTCCGCGCGGCTCCTCATCGCCGACGACAACGCGGACATGCGGGAGTACCTGACCCGGCTGCTGCGTACCGCCGGTCACCGCGTGCTCGCGGTCACCGACGGCCAGGCGGCGCTGGACGCGGCGCGAGCCGACGTGCCCGACCTGGTCGTGAGCGACGTGATGATGCCCCGCCTGGACGGGCTGCAACTGGTGGCCGCCCTCCGCGCGGACCCGCGCACCGCCGGCACCCCGGTGTTGCTGCTGTCGGCCCGCGCCGGCCAGGAGGCGTCGATCGAGGGCCTGGAGGCGGGCGCGGACGACTACCTCGTCAAGCCCTTCTCGGCGGCGGAGCTGCTCGCCCGGGTGCGGGCGAACGTGGAGCTCGCCCGGCTGCGCAACCACCACGCCCGATGGCGCACGGCGCTGGTCGACTCCCTGCAGGAGGCGTTCTTCGTCTGCGACGAGGACGGCGCCGTCATCGAGATCAACCCCACCTTCACGGAGATCCTCGGCTACGGGCCGGAGGACCTGCCCTACCTTCCGACCCACCCGTGGTGGCCCGCCGAGGAGGTCGACCCGGAGGCCCACCGGGTGGTCACCGACGCCTTCGCCACGCTGCTCAACCAGCAGCACGGCACGTACACCATCCCGGTCGTCCACCGCGACGGGCGTCAGCTGTGGGCGGCGGCCTCCTTCAACCAGGTGACGGATCCGGACACCGGTCGGCGCGTCATCGTCGGTACGTTCCGGGACGTCACCGCCGAGCACTACGCCGTGCAGCGGGACAGCGCGATGGCCGCCCTCGGCATGCGTCTCGCGCAGGCGGAAGGGCTCGTCGATGTCCTGCACGGCGTCCTCGACGAACTGCAACAGCTGTGGCAGGCGACCCAGGTGCTGGCCGCGGTCTTCGACGGCGCGACCTCGCCCACCGTCGTGACGACCGATCCCCGTCTGCGCTGGGACGACCTCCCGGAGGCGCGCCGCGAGGCGATCAACGCCCTGCGGCACACGCCGCTGCTCACCCCGGTCGCCGACCCGGCGGCAGGCGCCGGCATCGCGCTGGAGCATCCCGACGGCACCATGGTCCTCTGGATCGACCTGGGCGCGAGGCGGCCCTTCACCGACCAGGACGCGACGCTGCTGGCACTGCTGGCCGGCCATCTGGGTCAGGGACTGCACCGCCTCCACCAGATCGACCAGCAGCGGGAGACCGCCCTGGCCCTGCAGCGCGCCATCCTCGGTCCGGCGCAGTTGCCCAGCGGCTTCGCCGTCCGCTACTCACCCGCGGCGCGTCCGCTGAAGGTCGGCGGTGACTGGTACGACACCGTCGAACTGCCGGACGGACGGATCGGCATCGTCGTGGGCGACTGCGTGGGTCACGGTCTGCAGGCGGCCACCGTCATGGGGCAGCTGCGCAGCGCCTGCCGCGCCCTGCTGCTGCAGGACTCCAGCCCGGCCCAGACGCTGGCCGCGTTGGACCGGTTCGCCGCCGTGCTGCCGGGCGCCGCCTGCGCCACCGTCTTCTGCGGGGTCCTCGATCCCGCGACCGGCCACCTGCGCTATTCCAGCGCCGGTCACCCGCCGGCGATCGTCGTCCACCCCGACGGCGCCACGCACCTGCTCGACCGGGGACGATCCCGCCCGCTCGCGGTCCGGCTCGGCTCCGTGCGGCCGGAGGCCGAGTACGTGGTGCCCGCCCGGGCCACCCTCATGCTGTACACCGACGGGCTGGTGGAGCGTCGCCGCCAGCCACTGAACCTCGGCATCGACCGCGCGACCGCCGCCGTCCAGGACGGCCGGGCCGCGCACATCGAGGACCTCGCCAGCACCGTCATGGACCACCTGTCCCCCGCCGGCGGGTTCGACGACGACGTCGCCCTGCTCCTCTACCGTCACCCCGGCCCGCTGGAACTCGACTTTCCGGCCGAGGCCACCCGCCTCGCCCCGGTACGCCACGAGCTGCGGCGGTGGCTCGACCGTTGCGGCCTGGACCCGTCCACCGCCCAGAGCATGCTCGTGGCCGCCGGCGAGGCCTGCGCCAACGCCATCGAGCACGGCCACCGCGACCGGCCGGGCGGGCAGATCCGCCTCCGGGCCACGGCGACGGCGGAGGACCTGCGGCTGACCGTCATCGACAGCGGGCACTGGAAGAACCCGCAGCCGGCCGCCGACACGCACCGCGGCCGCGGCCTGATGTTGATGCGGACCCTGATGCACCAGGTCACCATCACCACCGGCGCGGCCGGCACCACCGTCGACATGCAGGCAAGGATTTCCCGATGA
- a CDS encoding STAS domain-containing protein — MTTPLTFSTGSRPDGGWVLAVVGEIDMSNAETFATALAGAAATAADAPLVVDLTKVEYLDSAGLAALFAHAERIEILATSLLAPVLSISGLADLTTVRAD, encoded by the coding sequence ATGACCACACCGCTCACGTTCTCCACCGGCAGCCGTCCCGACGGGGGCTGGGTCCTCGCCGTCGTCGGGGAGATCGACATGAGCAACGCGGAGACGTTCGCCACCGCCCTGGCCGGCGCGGCCGCCACCGCCGCGGACGCTCCCCTCGTCGTCGACCTCACGAAGGTCGAGTACCTGGACAGCGCCGGCCTGGCCGCCCTGTTCGCCCATGCGGAGCGGATCGAGATCCTGGCCACCTCGCTGCTGGCGCCCGTGCTGAGCATCTCGGGCCTGGCGGACCTCACCACCGTGCGCGCCGACTGA
- a CDS encoding TetR/AcrR family transcriptional regulator — protein sequence MADLDTVPAARADARRNRRQLILATRDAIAARGLEVSALDIAKAAGVGVGTLYRRFGTKEALFDYVVLGLYDELLDTARVCLERADPWDGLSEFIVDLAGAHRDSRGLAEVTAACERPPTPELAQRTLALQEAVARLTERAHAAGVLREDVTWQDILLFSRAPLDTDHCLGVDAGPDGWRRVVTVLLDGMRAPGHTVLAGPEPHRRPAG from the coding sequence ATGGCTGATCTGGACACCGTGCCCGCTGCCCGGGCGGACGCCCGGCGCAACCGCCGCCAGCTGATCCTCGCGACGCGCGACGCCATCGCCGCACGCGGGCTGGAGGTCTCGGCCCTCGACATCGCCAAGGCGGCGGGCGTGGGCGTGGGCACGTTGTACCGGCGCTTCGGCACGAAGGAGGCGCTGTTCGACTACGTTGTGCTGGGCCTCTACGACGAGCTGCTGGACACCGCGCGGGTCTGTCTGGAACGCGCCGACCCGTGGGACGGCCTGTCGGAGTTCATCGTGGACCTGGCCGGGGCGCACCGCGACAGCCGAGGGCTGGCCGAGGTCACCGCGGCGTGCGAGCGGCCACCGACACCCGAGCTCGCCCAGCGGACCCTCGCCCTGCAGGAGGCCGTGGCCCGGTTGACCGAGCGGGCACACGCGGCCGGTGTGCTGCGCGAGGACGTCACCTGGCAGGACATCCTGCTCTTCTCCCGGGCGCCACTGGACACCGATCACTGCCTCGGCGTGGACGCCGGACCCGACGGCTGGCGTCGCGTCGTCACCGTCCTGCTCGACGGGATGCGCGCCCCCGGGCACACCGTTCTCGCCGGCCCCGAGCCGCACCGTCGCCCGGCGGGCTGA
- a CDS encoding MFS transporter: protein MSSRHAAADSLRWKGLFFIAIAQLMVLLDGAVMNIALPTAQQALHFSDGSRQWVVTAYALAFGGLLLVGGRVGDMVGRRRVFLLALAGFAIASAVGGLAVNVGMLLVARALQGVFAALLAPAALSLISLSFPQPKERAKAFGVFAAVSIAGGAIGLVAGGLLTEYLNWRWAMFVLVPIALVGILGAVPTVHDNGERHRARLDIPGVLLASLGLVGVVYGFSAAESHGWSAGLTIGSFVVGALLLAAFILVESRVPAPLLPLRVLTERNRAAAYLGSMLAVIPMFGLFLLQTYYFQQVKGLSPIMTGVAFLPMALMQGIGATQIGARLSHRTAPRPGLVAGFLVVAVGLVLLALVDAETSIVQIILADAVIGLGIGTAFMLALSISAHHIEPKDAGVASALINSSQQVGGSIGTALLNTVATSSAAGYLVTHGVAGQASAHLRNEALIHGYATTYWLAAAFAVAAAVVSAVLVNAPAPRHTPLPEGDEAHDVVAVAVH from the coding sequence ATGTCCAGTCGTCACGCCGCAGCGGACTCGCTGCGGTGGAAAGGCCTGTTCTTCATCGCCATCGCGCAGCTGATGGTGTTGCTCGACGGCGCCGTCATGAACATCGCGCTGCCCACGGCGCAGCAGGCGCTGCACTTCTCCGACGGGAGTCGGCAGTGGGTCGTCACCGCGTACGCGCTGGCCTTCGGCGGGCTCCTGCTCGTCGGTGGGCGCGTCGGAGACATGGTCGGGCGCAGGCGTGTCTTCCTGCTCGCCCTCGCCGGCTTCGCGATCGCCTCGGCGGTCGGCGGCCTCGCGGTCAACGTCGGAATGCTGCTGGTCGCCCGCGCGCTACAGGGCGTCTTCGCGGCCCTGCTCGCACCGGCCGCGCTCTCCCTGATCTCCCTGTCGTTCCCGCAGCCGAAGGAGCGGGCGAAGGCCTTCGGGGTGTTCGCCGCGGTCTCGATCGCCGGTGGCGCCATCGGTCTGGTCGCCGGCGGTCTGCTCACCGAGTACCTGAACTGGCGGTGGGCGATGTTCGTCCTGGTGCCCATCGCGCTCGTCGGGATCCTCGGCGCCGTCCCCACCGTGCACGACAACGGCGAGCGGCATCGGGCCCGACTCGACATCCCCGGCGTACTGCTGGCCAGCCTCGGACTCGTCGGCGTGGTCTACGGGTTCAGCGCCGCCGAGAGCCACGGCTGGTCGGCCGGGCTGACCATCGGCTCCTTCGTCGTCGGCGCGCTGCTGTTGGCGGCCTTCATCCTGGTCGAGTCGCGGGTCCCGGCCCCGCTGCTGCCGCTGCGGGTGCTGACCGAGCGCAACCGGGCGGCCGCCTACCTGGGGTCGATGCTCGCCGTGATCCCGATGTTCGGGTTGTTCCTCCTGCAGACCTACTACTTCCAGCAGGTCAAGGGGTTGTCGCCGATCATGACGGGCGTCGCGTTCCTGCCGATGGCGCTCATGCAGGGCATCGGTGCCACCCAGATCGGTGCCCGGCTCTCACACCGGACCGCGCCGCGACCGGGCCTGGTCGCCGGGTTCCTCGTCGTCGCGGTCGGTCTCGTGCTGCTCGCCCTGGTCGATGCGGAGACCAGCATCGTGCAGATCATCCTCGCCGACGCCGTCATCGGGCTCGGCATCGGCACCGCGTTCATGCTCGCGTTGAGCATCTCCGCGCACCACATCGAGCCCAAGGACGCCGGTGTGGCCTCAGCCCTGATCAACTCGTCGCAGCAAGTCGGCGGCTCGATCGGCACGGCCCTGCTCAACACGGTCGCGACCAGCTCCGCCGCCGGCTACCTGGTCACCCACGGTGTCGCCGGTCAGGCGTCGGCGCACCTGCGCAACGAGGCGCTCATCCACGGGTACGCGACCACGTACTGGTTGGCGGCCGCCTTCGCCGTCGCGGCGGCGGTGGTCTCCGCCGTCCTGGTGAACGCGCCGGCACCCCGACACACGCCCCTGCCCGAGGGCGACGAGGCGCACGACGTCGTCGCGGTGGCCGTCCACTGA
- the rox gene encoding rifampin monooxygenase, producing the protein MYDVIVAGGGPTGLMLAGELRLHGVHVLVLEKESEPTRFVRALGLHVRSIEVLDQRGLLERFLAHGQRHPVGGFFAGLGKPAPTGLDTAHAYVLAIPQTTTDRLLAEWAAELGAEVRRGCALVGLSQDDQGVTAELADGTAVRARYLVGCDGGRSTVRRLLGVGFPGEPSRVETLLGEMAVTASPETVATVVADVRRTEKRFGLGPLGDGVYRVVVPAEGLVDDRSVPPTLEEFRRQLRAVAGTDFGVDSPRWLSRFGDATRLAERYRVGRVLLAGDAAHVHPPVGGQGLNLGIQDAFNLGWKLAAEVGGWAPAGLLDSYHTERHPVAAEVLDNTRAQMELLSTEPGAQAVRRLLSELMDFEDVNRYLTEKITAIGVRYDLGDGHELVGRRLRDVTLKRGRLYELTHAGRGLLLDRTGALSVDGWADRVDHVVDVGEDLDVPAVLLRPDGHVAWVGGEQRDLLDHLPRWFGAAGD; encoded by the coding sequence GTGTACGACGTGATCGTCGCCGGGGGCGGACCGACCGGCCTGATGCTGGCGGGCGAGTTGCGGCTGCACGGCGTACACGTGCTCGTGCTGGAGAAGGAGTCGGAGCCGACGAGGTTCGTCCGCGCGCTCGGCCTGCACGTCCGCAGCATCGAGGTGCTGGACCAGCGTGGTCTGCTGGAACGGTTCCTGGCGCACGGCCAGCGCCATCCGGTCGGCGGCTTCTTCGCCGGCCTGGGCAAGCCCGCGCCCACCGGATTGGACACCGCCCACGCCTACGTCCTCGCCATCCCGCAGACCACCACGGATCGCCTACTGGCGGAGTGGGCCGCGGAGCTGGGCGCCGAGGTCCGGCGGGGGTGCGCGCTGGTCGGGCTGAGCCAGGACGACCAGGGGGTGACCGCCGAGCTGGCCGACGGTACGGCCGTGCGCGCGCGCTATCTCGTCGGGTGCGACGGAGGTCGGAGCACCGTACGCCGGCTGCTCGGGGTCGGTTTTCCCGGTGAGCCCAGCCGCGTGGAGACGCTGCTGGGCGAGATGGCGGTGACCGCGTCGCCGGAGACGGTGGCCACGGTCGTGGCCGACGTGCGCCGGACCGAGAAGCGGTTCGGCCTCGGTCCACTCGGCGACGGGGTGTACCGCGTCGTCGTGCCGGCCGAGGGGTTGGTCGACGACCGGTCGGTCCCGCCGACCCTGGAGGAGTTCCGGCGGCAGTTGCGGGCGGTCGCCGGCACCGACTTCGGGGTGGACTCACCGCGCTGGCTCTCCCGCTTCGGCGACGCCACCCGGCTGGCCGAGCGTTATCGGGTGGGTCGGGTGCTGCTGGCCGGCGACGCGGCGCACGTTCACCCGCCGGTCGGCGGGCAGGGTCTCAACCTCGGCATCCAGGACGCGTTCAACCTCGGCTGGAAGCTCGCCGCCGAGGTCGGCGGCTGGGCGCCGGCGGGCCTGCTGGACAGCTACCACACCGAACGGCACCCGGTGGCGGCGGAGGTCCTGGACAACACCCGGGCGCAGATGGAGCTGCTGTCCACCGAGCCGGGCGCCCAGGCGGTGCGCCGGTTGTTGTCGGAGCTGATGGACTTCGAGGACGTCAACCGGTACCTGACCGAGAAGATCACCGCGATCGGGGTCCGCTACGACCTCGGTGACGGGCACGAGCTCGTCGGCCGCCGGCTGCGGGACGTGACGCTGAAGCGGGGGCGCCTCTACGAGCTGACGCACGCGGGTCGCGGGCTGCTGCTCGACCGGACCGGCGCGCTGTCGGTCGACGGGTGGGCGGATCGGGTGGACCACGTCGTGGACGTCGGCGAGGACCTGGACGTGCCCGCCGTGCTGCTGCGGCCAGACGGCCACGTGGCGTGGGTGGGGGGCGAGCAGCGGGACCTGCTCGACCACCTGCCCCGCTGGTTCGGCGCCGCGGGCGACTGA
- a CDS encoding DUF4190 domain-containing protein translates to MDQPPTPPPPSAAGPTPGHPSYPPYAYAPPMNVYAILSLVFGVMVFPPLGIYFGGKAKQQIAQTGERGIELATAGVVVGWIFTVMYGFFFLLWCGVVGTMIVGTGISV, encoded by the coding sequence ATGGACCAGCCGCCCACCCCACCACCCCCGTCGGCGGCGGGACCCACGCCCGGCCACCCGTCCTACCCGCCGTACGCGTACGCCCCGCCGATGAACGTGTACGCCATCCTCAGCCTGGTCTTCGGGGTGATGGTGTTTCCGCCGTTGGGCATCTACTTCGGCGGCAAGGCCAAGCAGCAGATCGCCCAGACCGGTGAGCGTGGCATCGAACTCGCCACCGCCGGTGTCGTCGTCGGCTGGATCTTCACCGTGATGTACGGGTTCTTCTTTCTCCTGTGGTGCGGCGTGGTGGGCACGATGATTGTCGGCACGGGCATCTCGGTCTGA
- a CDS encoding DNA alkylation repair protein, whose product MATSSDVRRELAALADPARVPGVSRFLQLGPGGYGEGDRVIGVSVPEQRKVAARYWRDLSLAETADLLTGEAHEERLTALFVLVRKFAGGTEEERGRIVDLVLTNSGRINNWDLVDSSAPYILGPWLLDRDRSVLDRLAGSDLVWERRTAVLATFAFIRAGDFAWTFRLGDRLMRDPHDLVHKAVGWMLREVGNRDRAAAEAFLAPRHRAMPRVMLRYAIERFEPERRREYLAGTVQPTGGATGAHSA is encoded by the coding sequence GTGGCCACCAGCTCCGACGTACGCCGCGAACTCGCCGCCCTCGCCGACCCCGCGCGCGTGCCGGGAGTGAGCCGTTTCCTGCAGCTGGGTCCGGGTGGGTACGGCGAGGGCGACCGGGTCATCGGGGTCTCCGTGCCGGAGCAGCGGAAGGTCGCCGCCCGCTACTGGCGCGACCTGTCCCTGGCCGAGACCGCCGATTTGCTGACCGGTGAGGCGCACGAGGAGCGCCTGACGGCGCTGTTCGTCCTCGTGCGGAAGTTCGCCGGGGGCACCGAGGAGGAGCGGGGCCGGATCGTCGACCTCGTCCTGACCAACAGCGGCCGCATCAACAACTGGGACCTCGTGGACTCGTCCGCGCCGTACATCCTTGGACCCTGGCTGTTGGACAGGGACCGCAGCGTGCTGGATCGGCTCGCCGGTTCCGACCTGGTGTGGGAGCGGCGCACCGCCGTCCTGGCGACCTTCGCGTTCATCCGGGCCGGCGACTTCGCGTGGACCTTCCGCCTCGGCGACCGCCTGATGCGCGATCCGCACGACCTCGTCCACAAGGCCGTGGGGTGGATGCTGCGAGAGGTGGGCAACCGTGACCGGGCGGCGGCGGAGGCGTTCCTCGCCCCACGCCACCGGGCCATGCCGCGGGTGATGCTCCGGTACGCGATCGAGAGGTTCGAACCGGAGCGGCGTCGGGAGTACCTGGCCGGCACGGTCCAGCCGACGGGCGGCGCGACGGGCGCTCACTCCGCGTGA